The following are encoded in a window of Roseimaritima ulvae genomic DNA:
- a CDS encoding site-specific integrase: MARILLLRRKPSVSNSNQPSRSNPLGQFFPEPLRQRMSEDLHLTGKARRTHDGYIRSVRQLSDFARCSPDKITETQVRQFFLYLKNDRQFAYGSLRVALSGVKFFFTHTCKRDCEVFRMLKLRNINTLRSPAKPIPTPLVRCRSSLRSRWLRSRTLYGSSYHPRPTPKIATQPKSPRTKPIEENQPDRLGLLEQRT, from the coding sequence ATGGCTCGCATACTCCTCCTGAGAAGGAAACCTTCTGTGTCGAATTCTAATCAACCAAGCCGCTCGAATCCACTCGGCCAGTTCTTTCCGGAGCCTCTTCGCCAAAGGATGTCCGAAGATTTGCACCTGACCGGCAAAGCTCGTCGGACACACGATGGATACATCCGTTCCGTCCGCCAACTCTCCGATTTCGCTCGCTGTAGCCCCGATAAAATCACCGAAACGCAGGTGCGGCAGTTCTTCTTGTACCTCAAGAATGATCGCCAATTTGCTTACGGGTCACTGCGGGTTGCTCTCTCCGGCGTGAAGTTTTTCTTCACGCATACCTGCAAGCGTGACTGTGAAGTATTCCGGATGCTCAAACTGCGGAACATCAACACCTTAAGATCCCCGGCGAAGCCGATCCCGACGCCGCTGGTCCGGTGTAGAAGTAGCCTTCGCTCGAGATGGCTTCGGTCGCGGACGCTCTACGGCAGTTCGTACCATCCCCGACCGACGCCCAAGATCGCAACGCAGCCCAAGTCACCGAGAACAAAACCCATAGAGGAGAACCAACCGGATCGGCTCGGGCTCCTTGAACAGAGGACTTGA
- a CDS encoding YfbM family protein, giving the protein MGMTANLLKISKGKLSELHSDPSLIGALVMDTIQGNVEASDCLDLYKSWNALHVLLDDGESGAEVDAVMGGTPIGEDLGYGPARVLDEQEVAKISMGVANITKSDFESRFDVDKMQDVYSFHPEDAEDEWPVSSDLFEEMKKFYASAAEQTCGMILYLV; this is encoded by the coding sequence ATGGGCATGACTGCAAACCTTCTCAAAATCTCCAAGGGGAAACTTTCGGAATTACACTCCGACCCATCGCTAATTGGCGCCCTCGTGATGGATACAATCCAAGGCAATGTAGAAGCTAGCGATTGTCTTGACCTTTACAAATCGTGGAATGCACTTCACGTACTGCTCGATGACGGCGAATCTGGAGCGGAGGTCGATGCAGTAATGGGTGGCACTCCCATCGGCGAAGATTTGGGATACGGGCCAGCACGCGTGCTCGACGAACAAGAGGTTGCCAAGATATCGATGGGCGTTGCGAACATCACCAAGAGCGATTTTGAAAGCCGCTTTGACGTGGACAAGATGCAAGATGTCTACTCCTTTCACCCCGAAGATGCTGAAGACGAGTGGCCGGTGAGTTCCGACCTGTTCGAAGAAATGAAGAAGTTCTATGCGTCAGCAGCTGAGCAGACGTGTGGAATGATCTTATACTTGGTGTAA
- a CDS encoding TlpA family protein disulfide reductase: MKRKHRSILVVLFVAGGCVVGLFCARETLVGVIERTFIYDTFGDWELAKLRQNVSAGTLSETEARERLAEVARQNPGTQAQVGALAFLAKKWPDSAEADQALAMLPAAIEETPVDELANWLDHTSVGNGRLWKPIAMALIARVELEPAHSRAGRLMATAAVILKPSDKDVEPSEEMLQVAETIKERYATSPDLANFCEAVSDFGNPKRWTQRFEPHVRHILDVNQDRFVLCSAHFALAAIVRSGGIERQEEAKNVYEEFLAEFSGEVQYPGQSVEQHNRQSAKRVLDVIKLHGLGKKAAETKGIDLEGNAVSLSDYRGRVVLLSFWATWCGPCLGAIPHERDLVERFDSADFAILGMNADDETDEAVAAVEKYEVTWRSLHLNDRRTVNPWKVSGYPTFILVDREGIIVQSWMGLPPGTELETTIRNVISEAGGR, encoded by the coding sequence GTGAAACGAAAGCACCGCAGTATCCTGGTCGTTCTCTTTGTTGCCGGGGGCTGCGTGGTCGGTCTATTCTGCGCACGGGAGACGCTGGTTGGCGTCATCGAACGCACTTTCATATACGACACTTTCGGTGATTGGGAACTTGCAAAGCTTCGTCAGAATGTATCGGCAGGAACGCTATCCGAAACCGAGGCCCGGGAGCGACTCGCTGAAGTTGCCCGCCAGAACCCAGGCACTCAAGCACAAGTGGGCGCGTTGGCTTTCCTCGCGAAAAAGTGGCCCGATTCAGCCGAGGCGGACCAGGCGCTCGCAATGCTTCCTGCTGCTATTGAGGAAACGCCTGTCGACGAACTTGCAAACTGGCTCGATCATACTTCGGTTGGCAACGGACGCCTTTGGAAGCCCATCGCAATGGCATTGATCGCGCGTGTCGAGCTAGAACCGGCGCATTCGCGAGCAGGCAGGCTAATGGCAACGGCTGCTGTGATACTGAAGCCATCAGATAAAGACGTAGAGCCGTCGGAGGAAATGCTGCAGGTTGCCGAAACGATCAAGGAGCGATATGCGACCAGCCCCGATCTTGCGAATTTCTGTGAAGCGGTGAGCGATTTTGGGAATCCAAAACGGTGGACGCAGCGGTTCGAGCCGCATGTGCGTCACATTCTGGATGTGAATCAGGATCGCTTTGTCCTGTGTTCCGCTCACTTCGCCCTGGCAGCAATTGTTCGATCTGGCGGAATCGAACGTCAGGAAGAGGCGAAGAACGTCTACGAAGAGTTTCTGGCTGAGTTTAGCGGGGAAGTGCAATACCCTGGGCAATCAGTGGAACAGCACAATCGTCAGTCCGCGAAACGGGTACTGGATGTCATCAAGCTTCACGGTCTAGGGAAAAAGGCGGCAGAGACAAAAGGAATCGATTTAGAAGGAAATGCCGTCTCCTTGAGCGACTACCGGGGACGTGTTGTGCTGCTTTCCTTTTGGGCGACATGGTGCGGACCGTGCCTGGGGGCGATTCCTCACGAACGCGATCTGGTAGAACGATTCGATTCCGCAGACTTTGCCATCCTCGGAATGAACGCTGACGACGAAACTGACGAAGCAGTCGCTGCTGTCGAAAAGTACGAAGTGACTTGGCGATCATTGCATTTAAATGATCGTCGCACCGTCAATCCTTGGAAGGTATCCGGATATCCAACATTCATCTTGGTGGACCGTGAAGGAATCATCGTTCAGTCATGGATGGGCTTGCCGCCTGGCACGGAGCTTGAAACCACCATTCGCAATGTGATTTCTGAAGCCGGCGGACGTTAA
- a CDS encoding FAD-binding and (Fe-S)-binding domain-containing protein, with product MDVERQRIQDDLRGAVAGDVLCDEITSQLYASDASIYQMRPLGVVRPRSAADVATCVRYAKENHLTLHARGAGSGVAGEALGRGLILDFSSYMRRWQPFDEGARVRVQPGVTLAALNRELRRSRRMYGPDPATRSVTTMGGVMAVDASGSHFLRYGSARDTVLSMQVVTSEGEIVELNQHTPHDAGTPGRLAQGVRRVLDRNAAALEQLAMSGRQLRGGFRVDDCVDGDRIDFPKLLTGSEGTLALITEATLRTEPIPGHRGVALLFFHRLDAAARGAFAAVRHGVVACDLMDRRLLEIAREIEPLYEELIPREAEAMILVELQGDSLPELRDRMAALVDDLRDQSGLAFAAVTTVQQQERDMYWRLCRRVIPRVYRLKGHSRALPFVEDLLVPPATLPDVLTEIQAALQAEQTTAFLFAHAGHGQLHVRPFLDISGPEDQQRVRSLSQRISEVAWRHGGTLSGEHASGLSRSWLLPRQYGELWRAMPEIKRLFDPHNRLNPGKITGASLQQPHENLRPVEAQIELVSETAGERQPASNPAAEPDVVVPLEQKRLPVLQVWPAEESIDRATRQCNGCGRCRTTAPEQRQCPMFRVLPIEEASPRAKANLLRGVLTGELPSTDLASERGKEIADLCFNCHQCRLECPASVDIPKLVNEIKGQYVATNGLPLSDMLFCRLDTLARGMSRLPWLSNQLIRNRLSRWLLERMFGLSAARRLPPVANRTLLRYAARRKLTRPVRQSGPKVVYFMDYFTNYHDTSIGRAFIEVLLQNRIGVYVPPRQVYSGMSHIAAGDLKTARKLALQNVRLLADAVRQGHTIVATEPSAALCLRREYLNLVDDDDARLVAENSYEACRYLWDMHGRNELTLDFRPVSAAVAYHQPCHVRAIDDGQPGPLLMDLIPGLSVKPIQAGCSGMAGLWGLQKKNYRNSLRIGWPVISAMRSARVQIAASECTACRMQIEHGVDRPVVHPIKLLAYAYGRMPEVGELIL from the coding sequence ATGGACGTAGAGCGGCAGCGGATCCAAGACGACTTGCGGGGGGCCGTTGCCGGCGATGTGCTGTGCGATGAAATCACTTCACAGCTGTACGCCAGCGATGCCAGTATCTATCAGATGCGTCCGCTGGGCGTGGTCCGGCCACGCTCGGCGGCCGACGTCGCTACTTGCGTTCGTTACGCCAAAGAGAATCATCTCACCCTGCACGCTCGCGGGGCTGGAAGCGGCGTGGCCGGGGAAGCCTTGGGCCGCGGCCTGATTCTGGACTTTTCCAGCTATATGCGGCGTTGGCAACCATTTGACGAGGGCGCGCGGGTACGGGTTCAACCGGGCGTGACCTTGGCGGCACTCAACCGCGAGCTGCGTCGTTCTCGGCGAATGTATGGTCCGGACCCGGCCACCCGCAGCGTCACCACCATGGGCGGCGTGATGGCGGTGGATGCCTCGGGCAGTCATTTCCTGCGTTACGGCTCGGCCCGCGATACCGTGCTGTCGATGCAGGTGGTGACCAGCGAAGGCGAAATCGTCGAATTGAATCAACACACGCCACACGATGCCGGCACCCCCGGACGCTTGGCGCAGGGCGTACGCCGCGTGCTGGATCGTAACGCCGCGGCACTGGAACAGTTGGCCATGTCGGGTCGCCAATTGCGGGGTGGTTTCCGCGTGGACGATTGTGTCGACGGAGACCGCATCGATTTCCCCAAACTGCTCACTGGCAGCGAAGGCACGTTGGCGCTGATCACCGAAGCCACTTTGCGAACCGAACCGATACCGGGACATCGCGGCGTGGCGTTGCTGTTCTTCCATCGGCTCGATGCCGCCGCTCGAGGAGCGTTCGCGGCCGTGCGACACGGGGTGGTGGCCTGCGACCTGATGGACCGCCGCCTGCTGGAAATCGCCCGCGAGATCGAACCGCTTTATGAAGAGCTGATCCCGCGCGAAGCCGAGGCGATGATCTTGGTCGAACTGCAAGGGGATTCGTTGCCGGAGCTGCGTGATCGGATGGCAGCCTTGGTCGATGACCTGCGCGACCAGTCCGGCTTGGCCTTTGCCGCCGTGACCACGGTGCAACAGCAAGAACGCGACATGTACTGGCGGTTATGCCGCCGCGTGATCCCTCGGGTGTATCGCCTGAAAGGTCACTCGCGAGCCTTACCGTTTGTCGAAGACTTATTGGTACCGCCGGCCACGCTGCCCGATGTGTTGACGGAAATTCAGGCGGCGTTGCAAGCCGAACAGACGACGGCGTTTTTGTTCGCTCACGCCGGCCACGGCCAACTGCACGTGCGTCCCTTTCTGGATATCTCCGGACCGGAAGACCAGCAGCGCGTCCGCTCACTATCGCAGCGGATCTCGGAAGTCGCTTGGCGGCATGGCGGCACGCTGTCGGGCGAACACGCCTCGGGCCTCAGTCGTTCCTGGTTGTTGCCAAGACAATACGGCGAACTGTGGCGGGCGATGCCCGAAATCAAACGCCTGTTCGATCCCCACAATCGTCTTAACCCCGGCAAGATCACCGGCGCCAGTCTGCAGCAACCGCACGAGAACCTGCGGCCGGTCGAAGCCCAGATTGAACTGGTCAGCGAAACCGCTGGCGAACGCCAACCGGCCAGTAACCCCGCGGCCGAACCCGACGTGGTGGTACCGCTGGAACAAAAACGCTTGCCGGTCCTGCAGGTCTGGCCGGCCGAAGAAAGCATCGACCGCGCCACTCGCCAGTGCAACGGATGTGGACGTTGCCGTACGACCGCGCCGGAGCAGCGACAGTGCCCGATGTTTCGCGTCCTGCCGATCGAAGAAGCCTCCCCGCGAGCCAAGGCCAATCTGTTACGCGGAGTACTAACGGGCGAACTGCCGTCCACCGACCTGGCGTCGGAGCGTGGCAAAGAGATCGCGGACCTGTGTTTCAATTGCCATCAGTGCCGACTGGAATGCCCGGCTTCGGTGGACATTCCCAAATTGGTGAATGAAATCAAGGGCCAGTACGTGGCCACCAACGGTTTGCCTTTGTCGGACATGCTGTTTTGTCGACTCGATACCCTGGCGCGAGGAATGTCGCGATTGCCCTGGCTGTCGAACCAGCTGATCCGCAACCGTTTATCTCGTTGGTTGTTGGAACGCATGTTTGGCTTGTCAGCCGCGCGACGCTTGCCGCCGGTAGCCAATCGTACCTTGTTGCGATACGCAGCGCGACGGAAATTAACTCGCCCGGTACGGCAAAGCGGTCCCAAGGTCGTGTACTTCATGGACTACTTCACCAACTACCATGACACCTCCATCGGCCGCGCGTTCATCGAAGTCCTACTGCAAAACCGGATTGGCGTGTACGTGCCCCCGCGTCAGGTTTACAGCGGGATGTCCCACATCGCGGCCGGCGATTTAAAAACCGCCCGCAAACTGGCTCTTCAAAACGTGCGGTTGCTGGCCGACGCCGTTCGTCAGGGGCATACGATCGTGGCTACCGAACCCTCGGCCGCGTTATGTCTGCGGCGAGAATATTTAAACCTGGTCGACGACGATGACGCTCGACTGGTCGCCGAGAACTCCTATGAAGCCTGTCGCTATCTATGGGACATGCACGGCCGCAACGAGTTGACGCTGGACTTCCGTCCGGTATCGGCGGCGGTGGCCTACCATCAACCCTGCCACGTGCGGGCGATTGACGACGGCCAGCCCGGTCCGCTGTTGATGGATTTGATTCCCGGCCTGTCGGTCAAACCGATCCAAGCCGGCTGCAGTGGCATGGCTGGCTTGTGGGGCCTGCAGAAAAAGAACTATCGGAATAGTCTACGCATCGGCTGGCCGGTGATTTCGGCCATGCGATCTGCGCGGGTCCAGATCGCCGCCAGCGAATGCACGGCGTGTCGAATGCAAATTGAACACGGCGTCGATCGCCCGGTGGTCCATCCGATCAAGCTGCTGGCCTATGCCTATGGCCGCATGCCCGAAGTGGGCGAACTGATTCTGTAG
- a CDS encoding glucose 1-dehydrogenase, which translates to MKAVAVTPGQPNSVHLEDIPMPSLDDVPGGTGVLVRVLKVGVDATDREINDALYGNAPEGFDYLVLGHESFGVVEAVGENVVNFKPGDYVTATVRRPGGSIYDQIGNYDMTSEETYYERGINLRHGYLTEYFVDDQEYIVRVPQGLKHLHVLMEPMSCAAKAVHQAFEAQRRMKVWRPKLAYVLGSGQIGLLTTLILRLRGLQVYTVARAPGPHLKSEISEGFEANYVSTKETSLDDLVAKTGRPDIVVDATGHSGLAFEAMQHVGHNGVVVWTSITGGDRQIEFPSDKVNIEWVLGNKLVLGSVNANSEHFEMGIRDLALGEMMFPGVLEKILTSPVDGLDGYNEMMRLLVEDDQALKVFVNVADE; encoded by the coding sequence ATGAAAGCGGTCGCCGTCACCCCCGGTCAGCCCAATAGTGTTCACCTGGAAGACATTCCCATGCCCTCCCTGGACGACGTGCCGGGCGGCACCGGCGTGCTGGTACGGGTCCTGAAAGTCGGCGTCGACGCCACCGACCGCGAAATCAACGACGCCCTGTACGGCAACGCTCCGGAAGGTTTTGACTACCTGGTGCTCGGCCACGAGTCGTTTGGCGTGGTCGAAGCGGTGGGAGAGAACGTGGTCAATTTCAAACCCGGCGATTACGTCACCGCTACGGTGCGGCGGCCGGGGGGTTCGATCTATGACCAGATCGGCAACTACGACATGACCAGCGAGGAAACCTATTACGAACGCGGCATCAATTTGCGGCACGGTTACCTGACGGAATATTTTGTCGATGACCAGGAATACATCGTCCGCGTGCCCCAAGGGCTGAAGCACCTGCACGTGCTGATGGAACCGATGAGCTGTGCTGCCAAAGCCGTGCATCAAGCGTTTGAAGCTCAGCGACGGATGAAGGTCTGGCGTCCCAAGCTGGCTTACGTGCTGGGCAGCGGACAAATCGGTTTGCTGACCACGCTGATCCTGCGACTGCGAGGCCTGCAGGTATACACGGTCGCTCGAGCTCCTGGGCCGCATCTCAAATCCGAGATCTCCGAAGGCTTTGAAGCCAACTATGTGAGCACCAAAGAAACCTCGCTGGACGACTTGGTCGCCAAGACGGGCCGCCCCGATATTGTCGTCGATGCCACCGGACACAGCGGCCTGGCCTTCGAAGCCATGCAACACGTCGGACACAATGGCGTGGTGGTGTGGACCAGCATCACCGGCGGAGACCGTCAAATTGAATTTCCCAGTGACAAAGTAAACATCGAATGGGTGCTGGGAAATAAATTGGTGCTCGGCAGCGTGAACGCCAACAGCGAACACTTTGAAATGGGCATCCGCGACCTGGCGTTGGGCGAAATGATGTTCCCCGGCGTGCTGGAAAAGATCCTCACCAGCCCGGTCGATGGCTTGGACGGATACAATGAAATGATGCGTCTGTTGGTGGAGGACGATCAAGCGCTGAAAGTGTTTGTTAACGTCGCCGACGAATAA
- a CDS encoding helix-turn-helix transcriptional regulator, with the protein MQNPSPQLPSGGCEPLRSVDRELIDALRSGERLGVSELTSVLGVTATAVRQRLERLLDDGLIVRHKVVAGRGRPTFDYSLTVLGHRQAGANQADLVDAMWQEILSLEDAETRTRLLAGIAKRLGQAFGRQLSSSEADGSLERRMRELSKLMAGKRIPSDVTTDGLASLPVLGITACPYPGLLDESDQRSMCHLEEEMLSEALGHEIELTSCRLDGDQCCQFAPKESKSSKL; encoded by the coding sequence ATGCAAAACCCGTCCCCCCAACTGCCCAGCGGTGGCTGTGAGCCCTTGCGGTCGGTCGACCGTGAGTTGATCGACGCTCTACGGAGCGGCGAACGGCTGGGGGTCTCGGAGTTGACCAGTGTGCTGGGCGTGACCGCCACGGCGGTCCGACAGCGGCTGGAGCGATTATTAGATGATGGCTTGATCGTGCGTCACAAGGTGGTGGCCGGTCGCGGTCGGCCCACGTTTGATTACTCGCTGACCGTGTTGGGGCACCGCCAAGCCGGTGCCAATCAAGCGGATTTGGTCGATGCGATGTGGCAGGAAATTCTGTCGCTCGAGGACGCCGAAACGCGGACCCGACTGTTGGCCGGGATCGCCAAACGCTTGGGACAGGCCTTCGGTCGCCAGCTCAGCAGCAGCGAAGCGGACGGCTCGCTGGAACGCAGGATGCGAGAACTGTCCAAGTTGATGGCTGGCAAACGGATTCCCAGCGACGTCACCACCGATGGCTTGGCGTCCTTGCCGGTGTTGGGCATTACGGCTTGTCCTTACCCCGGTTTGCTGGACGAATCGGACCAGCGATCGATGTGTCATTTAGAAGAAGAAATGCTCAGCGAAGCCCTGGGCCATGAAATCGAACTAACCAGCTGTCGGCTCGACGGCGATCAATGTTGCCAGTTTGCGCCCAAAGAATCCAAGTCCTCCAAACTCTAA
- the sufC gene encoding Fe-S cluster assembly ATPase SufC: MSDAPKHVLKIENLHVSVGDKPILRGVNLSMNHGETHALMGPNGSGKSTLGLAIMGHPGYEVTDGSITLDGQDVLAMEPNERARVGLFMAFQRPVAVPGVKMADFLRHATTNVRRPDRKEGEDLIPMREFRKELKDKMQHLRMDVEFARRYVNDGFSGGEMKRAEILQLAMLQPKFAILDETDSGLDADAVRLASESIAEIGGREKMGLLIITHHDKLLEHNPPEFTHVMLGGRIVETGGKELAEELHRSGYDRIRKAYPEADARNQEMLSEETAV; encoded by the coding sequence ATGAGCGACGCACCCAAACACGTATTGAAGATCGAAAATCTGCATGTCTCGGTCGGCGACAAGCCGATTTTGCGGGGCGTCAATCTGTCGATGAACCACGGCGAAACGCACGCCCTGATGGGACCCAATGGTAGCGGTAAAAGCACCCTGGGATTGGCCATCATGGGCCACCCCGGCTACGAAGTCACCGACGGTTCGATCACGCTCGACGGTCAAGATGTGTTGGCGATGGAACCTAATGAACGCGCCCGCGTGGGCTTGTTCATGGCCTTCCAGCGTCCGGTTGCCGTGCCCGGTGTGAAGATGGCTGACTTCCTCCGCCACGCCACCACCAACGTGCGTCGTCCGGATCGTAAAGAAGGCGAGGACCTGATTCCCATGCGGGAATTTCGCAAGGAGCTGAAGGACAAGATGCAGCACCTGCGGATGGACGTCGAGTTCGCTCGTCGTTACGTCAACGATGGCTTTTCCGGCGGGGAAATGAAGCGCGCCGAAATCCTGCAATTGGCGATGCTGCAGCCCAAGTTCGCAATCCTCGACGAAACCGACAGTGGCTTGGATGCCGATGCCGTGCGGTTGGCCAGTGAATCGATCGCCGAGATCGGCGGTCGTGAAAAAATGGGCCTGCTGATCATCACCCACCACGACAAACTGTTGGAACACAATCCGCCCGAGTTCACGCACGTGATGCTGGGCGGCCGGATCGTGGAAACCGGTGGCAAGGAATTGGCCGAAGAACTGCATCGCAGCGGCTACGATCGGATTCGTAAGGCCTACCCCGAAGCCGATGCTCGCAACCAAGAAATGCTCAGCGAAGAAACCGCGGTCTAA
- the sufB gene encoding Fe-S cluster assembly protein SufB, giving the protein MATDVSESEQIGEINKYNFRTETTGVFKAKKGVNKEVVNQISDIKKEPDWMRKFRLDSLEIFEQRPMPKWGGAIDIDFQDIFYYLKPTDHQGHTWDDVPDEIKDTFDKLGIPEAEKKFLAGVKAQFESEVVYGSLQEDLAKKGVLFTDTDTAVREHPELLREYFGTVIPPNDNKFAALNSAVWSGGSFIYVPKGVHIEFPLQAYFRINAESMGQFERTLIIVDEGASVHYVEGCTAPMYSTESLHSAVVEVIVKKNARCRYTTIQNWANNIYNLVTKRAYAYGDATMEWVDGNLGSKLTMKYPAVHMMEPGARGEILSIAFSSAGQHQDAGAKLVHCAPHTTGQIISKSISKNGGRSSYRGLVKVEPGAHHSKNNVVCDALILDPESRSDTYPYIEVGEQDVQIGHEASVSRIGEEQMFYLLSRGLSEAEASTMIVNGFIEPLVKELPMEYAVEMNRLIQLQMEGSVG; this is encoded by the coding sequence ATGGCAACCGACGTTTCCGAATCCGAACAAATCGGCGAAATCAATAAGTACAACTTCCGCACCGAAACCACTGGGGTGTTTAAAGCCAAAAAGGGCGTTAATAAGGAAGTTGTTAATCAGATTTCGGATATCAAAAAAGAACCCGACTGGATGCGGAAGTTCCGCCTCGACTCGTTGGAAATCTTTGAACAACGTCCCATGCCCAAATGGGGCGGGGCGATCGATATCGATTTTCAGGACATCTTTTACTACCTGAAACCCACCGATCACCAGGGCCACACCTGGGACGATGTGCCGGACGAAATTAAAGACACGTTCGACAAACTGGGCATCCCCGAAGCCGAGAAGAAATTCCTGGCCGGCGTGAAGGCTCAGTTCGAAAGCGAAGTCGTCTACGGTTCGCTGCAGGAAGACTTGGCCAAGAAGGGCGTGTTGTTCACCGACACCGACACCGCTGTTCGCGAACATCCCGAACTGTTGCGTGAATACTTTGGCACCGTCATTCCTCCCAACGACAACAAGTTCGCCGCCCTCAACAGCGCGGTCTGGTCCGGTGGATCGTTTATCTATGTGCCCAAAGGCGTGCACATCGAATTTCCGCTCCAGGCCTACTTCCGCATCAACGCGGAAAGCATGGGGCAGTTCGAACGCACGCTGATCATCGTCGACGAAGGTGCCAGCGTGCACTACGTCGAAGGTTGCACGGCACCGATGTATTCGACCGAAAGCCTGCACAGTGCGGTGGTCGAAGTGATCGTCAAAAAGAACGCCCGCTGCCGCTACACCACGATCCAAAACTGGGCCAACAATATCTATAACCTGGTTACCAAACGCGCTTACGCTTATGGCGATGCGACGATGGAATGGGTCGACGGGAACCTGGGCAGCAAGCTGACCATGAAGTACCCGGCCGTGCACATGATGGAGCCGGGCGCCCGGGGAGAAATTCTCTCGATCGCCTTCTCCAGTGCCGGGCAGCATCAAGATGCGGGTGCCAAGCTGGTGCACTGTGCACCGCATACGACCGGTCAGATCATCAGCAAGAGCATCAGCAAGAACGGCGGCCGCAGCAGCTACCGCGGACTGGTGAAAGTCGAACCCGGCGCACATCACAGTAAAAACAATGTGGTCTGTGACGCCTTGATTCTGGACCCGGAAAGCCGCAGCGATACGTATCCGTACATCGAAGTCGGCGAACAAGATGTGCAGATCGGTCACGAAGCCAGCGTGTCGCGAATCGGTGAAGAGCAGATGTTCTACCTGCTCAGCCGAGGCCTGAGCGAAGCCGAAGCCAGCACGATGATCGTCAACGGCTTTATCGAGCCGCTGGTCAAAGAGCTGCCGATGGAATACGCGGTCGAAATGAACCGCTTGATCCAACTGCAAATGGAAGGCAGCGTCGGCTAA